The following coding sequences are from one Saccopteryx bilineata isolate mSacBil1 chromosome 3, mSacBil1_pri_phased_curated, whole genome shotgun sequence window:
- the LOC136331961 gene encoding leukocyte immunoglobulin-like receptor subfamily A member 3 isoform X1 — MWVWHEVDAECLDHMEPGPCHTAVLCLFFLCGFYVFCSLVTMGRSSVTPTLTALLCLGLCWCPWDQVQAGLLPKPSIWADPGPRVTKGSPVTIWCQGSLQANAYSLYRERGFYPWENSVPPNPSNKTSFLIKSTSSYHAGLYQCAYSTGSILSEPSEPLFLVVTGVYAAPSLSAQPSPVVASGGHVSLSCGSQNTWGTFHLLKERGADPPRHVDSGLHAGRWQAVFPVGPVSTSHAGTYRCYVSPSSYPYVWSQPSDPLHIQVTGVHSKPSLSAQPCSLVRLEDSLMLECHSESGFDRFALTKDEGITPPQRLDGQHSPIFLLGHVNQDHRGQYRCYSGHSLSYVWSAPSAPLDILITGMYIKPSLSAQPGPSVPWGGNVTLQCGSEVWFDTFHLHREGSRDPPQHLRLQDRSAPSQATFTISAVTSGHNGTYRCYGSHSTSPYLLSLPSDPLELVVSGSPEDWSPTMHKGLKWYQIILIGVLVALIMLLSLLLFLLLRHQRRSKGRTSVAAASGHEDRGLQNSSSPCADVQDEGLYAVMTDTQPEEDRQVDSQAGTSDAPQDVTYAQLNHLALRRETTAPPSSLSEDPSDESSVYAALAVH; from the exons ATGTGGGTTTGGCATGAGGTGGACGCAGAGTGTCTG GATCACATGGAGCCTGGACCCTGTCACACTGCAGTCCTCTGTCTGTTTTTCCTCTGTGGATTTTATGTTTTCTGCTCACTGGTGACCATGGGACGAAGCAGCGTGACTCCAACCCTCACTGCCCTTCTCTGCCTTG GGCTGTGTTGGTGTCCATGGGACCAAGTCCAGGCAG GGCTCCTCCCCAAACCCTCCATCTGGGCTGACCCAGGCCCCAGGGTCACCAAGGGGAGCCCTGTGACCATCTGGTGTCAGGGGTCCCTGCAGGCTAATGCCTACAGTCTGTATAGAGAGAGGGGCTTTTACCCCTGGGAGAACAGTGTCCCACCGAACCCCAGCAACAAGACCAGCTTCCTCATTAAATCCACGAGCTCATATCATGCAGGGCTGTACCAGTGTGCATATTCCACTGGGAGCATATTGTCAGAGCCGAGTGAGCCCCTGTTCCTGGTGGTGACAG GAGTGTATGCTGCACCGTCCCTCTCAGCCCAGCCAAGCCCTGTGGTGGCCTCAGGAGGGCACGTGTCCCTCTCGTGTGGCTCACAGAACACATGGGGCACTTTCCATCTGctgaaggagagaggagctgACCCTCCCCGACACGTGGACTCCGGACTCCATGCTGGGAGGTGGCAGGCTGTCTTCCCTGTGGGCCCCGTGAGCACCTCCCATGCTGGGACCTACAGATGCTACGTTTCTCCCAGCTCCTACCCCTATGTGTGGTCACAACCCAGTGACCCTCTGCACATCCAGGTCACAG GTGTGCACAGCAAGCCCTCCCTCTCGGCCCAGCCATGCTCCCTGGTGCGGCTTGAAGACAGCCTGATGCTCGAGTGCCACTCAGAGTCTGGCTTTGATAGATTTGCTCTGACCAAGGACGAGGGGATCACACCTCCCCAGCGTCTGGATGGGCAACACAGCCCCATCTTCCTCCTGGGCCACGTGAACCAGGACCACAGGGGTCAGTACAGGTGCTACAGTGGACACAGCCTCTCCTATGTGTGGTCGGCTCCCAGTGCCCCCCTGGACATCCTGATCACAG GAATGTACATAAAACCCTCTCTGTCCGCCCAGCCGGgaccctcagtgccctggggAGGGAACGTGACCCTGCAGTGTGGCTCTGAGGTCTGGTTTGACACCTTCCACCTGCACAGGGAGGGGTCACGGGATCCTCCCCAGCACCTTCGTCTGCAGGACAGGTCTGCACCCTCTCAGGCCACCTTCACCATCAGTGCTGTGACCTCAGGTCACAACGGGACCTACAGGTGTTATGGCTCACACAGCACCTCCCCCTACCTGCTGTCACTCCCCAGTGACCCCCTGGAGCTGGTGGTCTCAG GAAGCCCTGAGGATTGGTCCCCCACCATGCACAAGG GGCTCAAATGGTACCAGATCATCTTGATTGGAGTCTTGGTGGCCCTCATCATgctgctctcccttctccttttcctcctcctccgaCACCAGCGTCGGAGCAAAGGCAGGACGTCAG TGGCTGCGGCATCAGGACATGAGGACAGAGGCCTGCAGAACAG cTCCAGCCCCTGTGCTGACGTCCAGGACGAAGGCTTGT ATGCTGTCATGACAGACACACAGCCTGAGGAGGACAGACAGGTGGACAGTCAG GCTGGGACATCGGACGCCCCCCAGGATGTGACCTACGCCCAGCTGAATCACTTGGCCCTCAGACGCGAGACCACTGcacccccttcctccctgtcagAGGACCCCTCAGATGAGTCCAGTGTATACGCTGCTCTGGCCGTCCACTAG
- the LOC136331961 gene encoding leukocyte immunoglobulin-like receptor subfamily B member 3 isoform X5, whose amino-acid sequence MWVWHEVDAECLDHMEPGPCHTAVLCLFFLCGFYVFCSLVTMGRSSVTPTLTALLCLGLCWCPWDQVQAGLYQCAYSTGSILSEPSEPLFLVVTGVYAAPSLSAQPSPVVASGGHVSLSCGSQNTWGTFHLLKERGADPPRHVDSGLHAGRWQAVFPVGPVSTSHAGTYRCYVSPSSYPYVWSQPSDPLHIQVTGVHSKPSLSAQPCSLVRLEDSLMLECHSESGFDRFALTKDEGITPPQRLDGQHSPIFLLGHVNQDHRGQYRCYSGHSLSYVWSAPSAPLDILITGMYIKPSLSAQPGPSVPWGGNVTLQCGSEVWFDTFHLHREGSRDPPQHLRLQDRSAPSQATFTISAVTSGHNGTYRCYGSHSTSPYLLSLPSDPLELVVSGSPEDWSPTMHKGLKWYQIILIGVLVALIMLLSLLLFLLLRHQRRSKGRTSVAAASGHEDRGLQNSSSPCADVQDEGLYAVMTDTQPEEDRQVDSQAGTSDAPQDVTYAQLNHLALRRETTAPPSSLSEDPSDESSVYAALAVH is encoded by the exons ATGTGGGTTTGGCATGAGGTGGACGCAGAGTGTCTG GATCACATGGAGCCTGGACCCTGTCACACTGCAGTCCTCTGTCTGTTTTTCCTCTGTGGATTTTATGTTTTCTGCTCACTGGTGACCATGGGACGAAGCAGCGTGACTCCAACCCTCACTGCCCTTCTCTGCCTTG GGCTGTGTTGGTGTCCATGGGACCAAGTCCAGGCAG GGCTGTACCAGTGTGCATATTCCACTGGGAGCATATTGTCAGAGCCGAGTGAGCCCCTGTTCCTGGTGGTGACAG GAGTGTATGCTGCACCGTCCCTCTCAGCCCAGCCAAGCCCTGTGGTGGCCTCAGGAGGGCACGTGTCCCTCTCGTGTGGCTCACAGAACACATGGGGCACTTTCCATCTGctgaaggagagaggagctgACCCTCCCCGACACGTGGACTCCGGACTCCATGCTGGGAGGTGGCAGGCTGTCTTCCCTGTGGGCCCCGTGAGCACCTCCCATGCTGGGACCTACAGATGCTACGTTTCTCCCAGCTCCTACCCCTATGTGTGGTCACAACCCAGTGACCCTCTGCACATCCAGGTCACAG GTGTGCACAGCAAGCCCTCCCTCTCGGCCCAGCCATGCTCCCTGGTGCGGCTTGAAGACAGCCTGATGCTCGAGTGCCACTCAGAGTCTGGCTTTGATAGATTTGCTCTGACCAAGGACGAGGGGATCACACCTCCCCAGCGTCTGGATGGGCAACACAGCCCCATCTTCCTCCTGGGCCACGTGAACCAGGACCACAGGGGTCAGTACAGGTGCTACAGTGGACACAGCCTCTCCTATGTGTGGTCGGCTCCCAGTGCCCCCCTGGACATCCTGATCACAG GAATGTACATAAAACCCTCTCTGTCCGCCCAGCCGGgaccctcagtgccctggggAGGGAACGTGACCCTGCAGTGTGGCTCTGAGGTCTGGTTTGACACCTTCCACCTGCACAGGGAGGGGTCACGGGATCCTCCCCAGCACCTTCGTCTGCAGGACAGGTCTGCACCCTCTCAGGCCACCTTCACCATCAGTGCTGTGACCTCAGGTCACAACGGGACCTACAGGTGTTATGGCTCACACAGCACCTCCCCCTACCTGCTGTCACTCCCCAGTGACCCCCTGGAGCTGGTGGTCTCAG GAAGCCCTGAGGATTGGTCCCCCACCATGCACAAGG GGCTCAAATGGTACCAGATCATCTTGATTGGAGTCTTGGTGGCCCTCATCATgctgctctcccttctccttttcctcctcctccgaCACCAGCGTCGGAGCAAAGGCAGGACGTCAG TGGCTGCGGCATCAGGACATGAGGACAGAGGCCTGCAGAACAG cTCCAGCCCCTGTGCTGACGTCCAGGACGAAGGCTTGT ATGCTGTCATGACAGACACACAGCCTGAGGAGGACAGACAGGTGGACAGTCAG GCTGGGACATCGGACGCCCCCCAGGATGTGACCTACGCCCAGCTGAATCACTTGGCCCTCAGACGCGAGACCACTGcacccccttcctccctgtcagAGGACCCCTCAGATGAGTCCAGTGTATACGCTGCTCTGGCCGTCCACTAG
- the LOC136331961 gene encoding leukocyte immunoglobulin-like receptor subfamily B member 3 isoform X3 has product MGGSSVTPTLTALLCLGLCWCPWDQVQAGLLPKPSIWADPGPRVTKGSPVTIWCQGSLQANAYSLYRERGFYPWENSVPPNPSNKTSFLIKSTSSYHAGLYQCAYSTGSILSEPSEPLFLVVTGVYAAPSLSAQPSPVVASGGHVSLSCGSQNTWGTFHLLKERGADPPRHVDSGLHAGRWQAVFPVGPVSTSHAGTYRCYVSPSSYPYVWSQPSDPLHIQVTGVHSKPSLSAQPCSLVRLEDSLMLECHSESGFDRFALTKDEGITPPQRLDGQHSPIFLLGHVNQDHRGQYRCYSGHSLSYVWSAPSAPLDILITGMYIKPSLSAQPGPSVPWGGNVTLQCGSEVWFDTFHLHREGSRDPPQHLRLQDRSAPSQATFTISAVTSGHNGTYRCYGSHSTSPYLLSLPSDPLELVVSGSPEDWSPTMHKGLKWYQIILIGVLVALIMLLSLLLFLLLRHQRRSKGRTSVAAASGHEDRGLQNSSSPCADVQDEGLYAVMTDTQPEEDRQVDSQAGTSDAPQDVTYAQLNHLALRRETTAPPSSLSEDPSDESSVYAALAVH; this is encoded by the exons GGCTCCTCCCCAAACCCTCCATCTGGGCTGACCCAGGCCCCAGGGTCACCAAGGGGAGCCCTGTGACCATCTGGTGTCAGGGGTCCCTGCAGGCTAATGCCTACAGTCTGTATAGAGAGAGGGGCTTTTACCCCTGGGAGAACAGTGTCCCACCGAACCCCAGCAACAAGACCAGCTTCCTCATTAAATCCACGAGCTCATATCATGCAGGGCTGTACCAGTGTGCATATTCCACTGGGAGCATATTGTCAGAGCCGAGTGAGCCCCTGTTCCTGGTGGTGACAG GAGTGTATGCTGCACCGTCCCTCTCAGCCCAGCCAAGCCCTGTGGTGGCCTCAGGAGGGCACGTGTCCCTCTCGTGTGGCTCACAGAACACATGGGGCACTTTCCATCTGctgaaggagagaggagctgACCCTCCCCGACACGTGGACTCCGGACTCCATGCTGGGAGGTGGCAGGCTGTCTTCCCTGTGGGCCCCGTGAGCACCTCCCATGCTGGGACCTACAGATGCTACGTTTCTCCCAGCTCCTACCCCTATGTGTGGTCACAACCCAGTGACCCTCTGCACATCCAGGTCACAG GTGTGCACAGCAAGCCCTCCCTCTCGGCCCAGCCATGCTCCCTGGTGCGGCTTGAAGACAGCCTGATGCTCGAGTGCCACTCAGAGTCTGGCTTTGATAGATTTGCTCTGACCAAGGACGAGGGGATCACACCTCCCCAGCGTCTGGATGGGCAACACAGCCCCATCTTCCTCCTGGGCCACGTGAACCAGGACCACAGGGGTCAGTACAGGTGCTACAGTGGACACAGCCTCTCCTATGTGTGGTCGGCTCCCAGTGCCCCCCTGGACATCCTGATCACAG GAATGTACATAAAACCCTCTCTGTCCGCCCAGCCGGgaccctcagtgccctggggAGGGAACGTGACCCTGCAGTGTGGCTCTGAGGTCTGGTTTGACACCTTCCACCTGCACAGGGAGGGGTCACGGGATCCTCCCCAGCACCTTCGTCTGCAGGACAGGTCTGCACCCTCTCAGGCCACCTTCACCATCAGTGCTGTGACCTCAGGTCACAACGGGACCTACAGGTGTTATGGCTCACACAGCACCTCCCCCTACCTGCTGTCACTCCCCAGTGACCCCCTGGAGCTGGTGGTCTCAG GAAGCCCTGAGGATTGGTCCCCCACCATGCACAAGG GGCTCAAATGGTACCAGATCATCTTGATTGGAGTCTTGGTGGCCCTCATCATgctgctctcccttctccttttcctcctcctccgaCACCAGCGTCGGAGCAAAGGCAGGACGTCAG TGGCTGCGGCATCAGGACATGAGGACAGAGGCCTGCAGAACAG cTCCAGCCCCTGTGCTGACGTCCAGGACGAAGGCTTGT ATGCTGTCATGACAGACACACAGCCTGAGGAGGACAGACAGGTGGACAGTCAG GCTGGGACATCGGACGCCCCCCAGGATGTGACCTACGCCCAGCTGAATCACTTGGCCCTCAGACGCGAGACCACTGcacccccttcctccctgtcagAGGACCCCTCAGATGAGTCCAGTGTATACGCTGCTCTGGCCGTCCACTAG